Proteins encoded within one genomic window of Gemmobacter sp.:
- a CDS encoding DUF3320 domain-containing protein gives MFENKEKTVSKVLEAARRKLLDTGTRNRLVHVNRANSRANCLNVINEQADEVFSILRVNGRKMRFKALGKDKTAEGQEMLLALPEADLPSTSDRLTDSFLEVPLGPEALARRLLRLATDARTAEEEQGLNILYLAIGFLRWRESPSSEVVRESPLVLLPVQLVRNERTSTFDIVAREDDISTNLPLQERLRQDFGIQLAEVEETEEWAPSDYFAKVQDVVSGKPGWSIDGDGMQLGFFSFAKLLMHRDLDPGTWPVNAFAESDLLRGLLAEGFEEDAPIFGPDDKLDDILDPAQIIQVIDADASQTKVIEEVRRGASLVVQGPPGTGKSQTITNLIAAAAHDGKSVLFVAEKMAALSVVHDRLVRAGLRDICLELHSRTANKKALAQELGRTLMASAKALPGAADPARLRATRDQLNQIAALLHDPLPPTAETPFRAISEIVGHIGKGAPPPSIALEGLAALDPAARSRALGAIAGFVTALGRVGSPEDHPYRGTTALDLQPTDLARLEGELATALADIDAVQAEAARISQALHLPVPQSLSDAAALTAGLRSLASQPPGATALIPTLFDHAAHPRLAEALGAGADWAAAHKAAQAQFAAPAWSTNLAALRPALVRGQASFFSRLFGGYRRASAELASLLTGALPKAPSERLALLDQLADVQARRARLAEEEPWLQATLGPEWRGERTSFAEVQAAAHWLAAVRRAGAFNTGAQLVASLGALPDPGRAAADLTARITACHDRIAAPIARLRLDLPQAGLGVDIDTSPLGELRAAFAQMAADPSRYGDWAGLARSIAAAVGAGAGSIVDAVSEGRVEPERAEQEFAYACAEARWNAARTARPDLNLLPQLDRHELVTLFRDLEKDRIEATKTLILSNHFAQMPRGTVGEMGVIRGEIGRKKGHKPIRWVMRNAGSMVQRIKPVMLMSPISVAQFLPPGGVTFDLLVIDEASQIRPEDALGVIARARQIVVVGDQKQLPPTSFFDRLVDDVEENDEDEEATVGATAADMESILSLCEARGLRQRMLEWHYRSRDPSLIRVSNAEFYGDGLVLPPSPLQLDPDYGLKFRRVPGVYARGGSGLGRQGTNRIEAEAVVKAMADHARAWPDLSLGAVAFSKAQADMLTEVLELHRRRDPVLDAFLREGKSEDVFVKNIENVQGDERDVILISVGYGPQEPGGRLSAMTFGPVNGEGGERRLNVLFSRARVRCEVFASFDPGDIDPSRVSRDGPRVLKRFLDYAKTGIMDVRAPTGLEADSPFEEDVAAVITSLGFLADTQVGSAGFRIDIGVRHPDRPGQYLIAVECDGAAYHSALWARERDRLRQDILENLGWRFHRIWSTDWFHHRKREIERLKAALEHAREQIETGIRVRGANHASARPLIEATAEPEQGPIDIDHLTIKMPAYVRADLTVRSSVEPHEAPVAQLADLVSKIVAIEGPIHIDEVARRITTAFGKTKAGSRIVEATGRAVRQALRQDPILMQDGSFLMTQAQAAAPLVRDRSAETGSLLKAAYIPPCEIVAAAALVRQESGDVDGDDLIRAIARLLGFLRVGSELSTVIAEAVAE, from the coding sequence ATGTTTGAAAATAAAGAGAAAACTGTTTCCAAGGTTCTCGAGGCCGCGCGCCGCAAGCTTCTGGATACCGGCACCCGGAACCGGCTGGTGCACGTCAACCGCGCCAATTCCCGCGCCAATTGCCTGAACGTCATAAATGAACAGGCCGACGAGGTCTTTTCCATACTGCGGGTCAACGGCCGCAAGATGCGGTTCAAGGCCCTAGGCAAGGACAAGACGGCCGAAGGACAGGAGATGCTGCTGGCCCTGCCTGAGGCTGATCTGCCGTCAACCTCCGATCGGCTGACCGACAGCTTCCTCGAGGTGCCGCTAGGGCCAGAGGCCCTGGCTCGCCGCTTGCTGCGTCTGGCGACGGATGCGCGCACGGCGGAGGAGGAGCAGGGTCTCAACATCCTCTACCTCGCCATCGGGTTCCTGCGCTGGCGCGAAAGCCCGTCGTCCGAAGTGGTGCGCGAGTCCCCGCTCGTGCTGCTTCCGGTGCAACTGGTGCGGAACGAGCGCACCTCGACCTTCGACATCGTGGCGCGCGAGGATGATATCTCGACCAACTTGCCCCTGCAGGAACGTCTGCGGCAGGATTTCGGTATCCAGCTTGCCGAGGTGGAGGAGACCGAGGAATGGGCGCCGTCCGACTATTTCGCTAAGGTTCAGGACGTGGTGTCGGGCAAGCCCGGATGGTCGATCGACGGCGACGGGATGCAGCTCGGGTTCTTCTCCTTCGCCAAGCTCTTGATGCACCGCGATCTGGACCCAGGCACCTGGCCGGTGAATGCCTTTGCGGAAAGCGATCTTCTGCGCGGGTTACTGGCCGAAGGGTTCGAAGAAGATGCGCCGATCTTTGGCCCCGACGACAAGCTGGACGACATTCTGGACCCGGCGCAGATCATCCAGGTGATCGACGCGGATGCCAGCCAGACCAAGGTGATCGAGGAAGTGCGTCGTGGTGCGAGCCTTGTGGTGCAGGGGCCGCCCGGAACGGGGAAAAGCCAGACCATCACCAACCTGATCGCGGCGGCGGCGCATGACGGCAAGTCGGTGCTGTTCGTGGCCGAAAAGATGGCGGCGTTGTCGGTAGTGCATGACCGGCTGGTGCGGGCGGGACTGCGGGATATCTGCCTCGAACTTCATTCCCGCACGGCCAACAAGAAGGCGCTGGCGCAGGAACTGGGCCGTACCCTGATGGCCAGTGCCAAGGCCCTGCCCGGCGCGGCGGACCCGGCACGGCTGCGCGCAACGCGCGATCAGTTGAACCAGATCGCGGCCTTGCTGCACGATCCCTTGCCGCCGACCGCCGAGACGCCGTTCCGCGCCATTTCGGAAATCGTGGGCCATATCGGCAAGGGCGCACCGCCGCCTTCGATCGCGCTTGAGGGGCTGGCCGCGCTGGACCCTGCGGCGCGCAGCCGAGCGCTGGGTGCCATTGCCGGGTTCGTGACGGCGCTGGGCCGTGTGGGTTCGCCAGAGGATCATCCCTATCGCGGCACGACCGCGCTTGATCTCCAACCGACCGACCTCGCCCGGCTGGAGGGCGAACTCGCCACCGCGCTGGCGGACATAGATGCCGTGCAGGCTGAGGCTGCGCGGATTTCGCAGGCCCTTCATCTTCCCGTTCCGCAGTCCCTGTCCGACGCGGCCGCGCTGACCGCCGGGCTGAGGTCGCTGGCAAGCCAACCGCCCGGCGCGACTGCCCTGATCCCGACCCTGTTCGATCATGCCGCCCATCCGCGCCTGGCTGAAGCGCTGGGTGCAGGGGCTGATTGGGCCGCGGCGCATAAGGCGGCGCAGGCGCAGTTTGCAGCCCCCGCCTGGAGCACCAACCTAGCCGCGTTGCGCCCGGCGCTGGTGCGCGGGCAGGCCTCGTTCTTTTCGCGCCTCTTTGGCGGCTATCGCCGGGCATCAGCCGAGTTGGCAAGCCTTCTGACTGGCGCCTTGCCGAAGGCCCCGTCTGAGCGGTTGGCCCTTCTTGACCAACTAGCTGACGTGCAGGCTCGCCGAGCGCGGCTGGCTGAGGAGGAGCCTTGGCTGCAAGCCACCCTTGGCCCCGAATGGCGCGGCGAACGTACGTCCTTTGCCGAGGTTCAGGCTGCCGCGCATTGGCTGGCGGCGGTGCGGCGGGCAGGGGCGTTCAACACTGGCGCGCAGCTTGTCGCGTCGCTGGGCGCGCTGCCCGATCCGGGGCGCGCGGCTGCGGACCTGACGGCGCGCATCACGGCGTGCCACGACCGCATCGCGGCCCCGATTGCCAGGTTGCGGCTTGATCTGCCACAGGCCGGGCTTGGGGTGGACATCGACACATCGCCTCTCGGCGAACTGCGGGCCGCCTTTGCGCAGATGGCGGCCGATCCGTCGCGTTACGGGGACTGGGCAGGGCTTGCCCGGTCCATCGCCGCGGCTGTGGGCGCGGGGGCTGGCAGCATCGTGGATGCGGTCTCCGAGGGCCGGGTGGAACCGGAGCGGGCCGAACAGGAGTTCGCCTATGCCTGCGCCGAGGCGCGTTGGAATGCCGCTCGAACCGCCCGCCCTGATCTGAACCTTTTGCCGCAACTTGACCGGCACGAACTGGTCACGTTATTCCGCGATCTGGAAAAGGACCGGATCGAGGCGACCAAGACGCTGATCCTGTCGAACCACTTTGCCCAGATGCCGCGCGGCACGGTGGGCGAGATGGGTGTGATCCGGGGCGAGATCGGGCGCAAGAAGGGGCATAAGCCGATCCGCTGGGTGATGAGGAACGCAGGTTCTATGGTTCAGCGGATCAAGCCCGTGATGCTGATGAGCCCGATCTCTGTCGCGCAGTTCCTGCCGCCGGGCGGCGTGACCTTCGATCTTTTGGTGATCGACGAGGCCTCGCAGATCCGGCCCGAGGATGCGCTGGGCGTGATTGCACGCGCCCGGCAGATCGTCGTGGTCGGCGACCAGAAACAGCTTCCGCCGACATCCTTCTTTGACCGGCTGGTCGATGATGTTGAGGAGAATGACGAGGACGAAGAAGCCACCGTCGGCGCCACGGCCGCCGACATGGAAAGCATCTTGTCGCTATGCGAGGCGCGGGGGCTGCGGCAGCGCATGCTCGAATGGCACTACCGGTCGCGCGATCCGTCGCTGATCCGGGTGTCGAACGCCGAATTCTACGGCGACGGGCTGGTCCTGCCGCCATCGCCCCTCCAGCTTGACCCGGACTATGGGCTGAAGTTCCGCCGGGTGCCAGGCGTCTATGCCCGCGGCGGAAGCGGACTGGGGCGGCAAGGGACCAACCGCATCGAGGCCGAGGCGGTGGTCAAGGCGATGGCCGACCATGCCCGCGCCTGGCCCGACCTGTCGCTGGGTGCCGTGGCCTTTTCCAAGGCCCAGGCCGACATGCTGACCGAGGTGCTGGAACTGCACCGCCGCCGCGACCCGGTTCTGGACGCCTTCCTGCGTGAGGGCAAATCCGAGGACGTCTTTGTCAAGAACATCGAGAACGTGCAGGGCGACGAGCGCGACGTGATCCTGATTTCCGTTGGATACGGCCCGCAGGAACCGGGCGGGCGGCTGTCGGCCATGACTTTCGGCCCGGTGAATGGGGAGGGCGGCGAGCGGCGGCTAAATGTTCTCTTCTCGCGCGCCCGCGTCCGGTGCGAGGTTTTCGCCTCTTTCGATCCGGGCGATATCGACCCGTCGCGCGTCAGCCGCGATGGGCCGCGCGTGCTGAAGCGCTTCCTCGACTATGCCAAGACCGGGATTATGGACGTCCGCGCCCCCACAGGGCTAGAGGCTGATAGCCCGTTTGAGGAGGATGTGGCTGCGGTCATCACCTCGCTGGGGTTTCTGGCGGATACACAGGTCGGCAGTGCGGGGTTCCGCATCGACATCGGCGTGCGCCACCCGGACCGGCCGGGGCAGTACCTAATCGCCGTGGAATGCGACGGTGCCGCCTATCACAGCGCCCTATGGGCGCGGGAACGCGACCGGCTGCGGCAGGACATTCTGGAAAACCTCGGTTGGCGGTTCCACCGCATCTGGAGCACCGACTGGTTCCATCACCGCAAGCGCGAGATCGAACGGCTGAAGGCTGCGCTGGAACATGCGCGCGAACAGATCGAGACCGGCATCCGCGTGCGCGGCGCCAATCATGCCAGCGCGCGTCCCCTGATCGAAGCAACTGCCGAACCAGAGCAGGGGCCGATCGATATCGATCACCTGACCATCAAGATGCCTGCTTATGTCCGGGCCGACCTTACGGTTCGCTCCAGCGTCGAGCCGCATGAGGCACCGGTCGCCCAACTGGCTGATCTGGTGAGCAAGATCGTCGCCATCGAAGGCCCGATCCATATCGACGAGGTCGCCCGCCGGATCACGACGGCCTTCGGCAAGACCAAGGCGGGAAGCCGGATTGTCGAGGCGACAGGCAGGGCAGTCAGGCAAGCGCTTCGGCAGGACCCCATTCTGATGCAGGACGGTTCTTTCCTCATGACGCAGGCGCAGGCGGCGGCCCCGCTTGTCAGGGACCGTTCGGCGGAAACAGGCAGCCTGCTGAAAGCCGCCTATATCCCACCATGCGAGATCGTGGCGGCCGCGGCACTTGTGCGGCAGGAAAGCGGGGACGTTGACGGCGATGACCTCATCCGCGCAATCGCCCGGCTCTTGGGTTTCCTGAGGGTTGGAAGCGAGTTGTCTACCGTGATCGCCGAGGCGGTGGCCGAATAG
- a CDS encoding PD-(D/E)XK nuclease family protein has protein sequence MEALRNVWAETGTLPEDLAVIRHVLSCTADLGVAPLPVLDLGDDPFSTPAEAALAAQLCRHHGSAPSARLEAWRASQPQGAAAGAISHVQRNLLGGAPTVARDATLSFFALRDSLAEAQIAAALARRMLEDGRAAQASDIALLVPETPTRLAHLAEAFADQGVPLSGLPESAGLRDLAGEVATLALRCLRLPAPAMALASLAVLPLMPWPTGTGAALARDLMRGNYRPRAADLLQDKAATLWEALRTGATTGAQLAFKLGLLAESLTAPPGLEPARTAAQGLLRRLQASVGDGAPDWQALSRLATLSTPSAPPSLRLLDGVSLLPASDLPWRGARHLIVTGFAAGAYPSGVPTSPFFLDSEVALIRDTLGLHLPSREAALRRGLALFARQIAAASDSATFLCPQRDGMGRPLAPPMTLSLIARLLEGGEKGLVQDMTAQPPVSWPTGHHSVPPLPAPAAPLPEGGMVHLGRRDLLRLHEDEAGRGKPQSPSRLESLLVSPLAWFLGETDATDIPWAPETLDIMLAGTLAHHVLEHVFAPDAALPDPADLPGLTETHLAQGIARHAPFLAATEWQLERETLRREALRAAQVWHGILGETGARILKNEFRLEGNAHGIDIRGRADCILLLGDGRLVIVDHKKSGSTRRRMRMRAGWDLQIGLYRAMLARPIRAEGDGLDLVAGQSPAIAYHLLNDGTVLASGLDPAPGGRVEGVEGDISAKAVALLQTRLAEVGGGSIRLNGTEDEAAFGKTAALTAYALDASPLLRRFMVEGLSIDLQPDEEEEAP, from the coding sequence ATGGAAGCCCTGCGCAACGTCTGGGCCGAGACCGGCACTCTGCCCGAGGATCTGGCCGTTATCCGCCATGTCTTATCGTGCACCGCGGATCTGGGTGTTGCCCCTCTGCCTGTTCTCGACCTTGGCGACGATCCATTTTCGACCCCGGCCGAGGCCGCTTTGGCCGCACAGCTTTGCCGCCACCACGGATCAGCGCCGTCCGCCCGGCTTGAGGCCTGGCGCGCCAGTCAGCCGCAAGGGGCAGCGGCGGGCGCCATTTCCCATGTGCAGCGCAATCTCCTGGGAGGCGCACCGACCGTGGCAAGGGATGCGACGCTCAGCTTCTTCGCGTTGCGCGACAGTCTGGCCGAGGCGCAAATCGCCGCCGCCCTCGCCCGCCGGATGCTGGAGGACGGCCGCGCCGCTCAAGCATCTGACATTGCCCTTCTGGTTCCTGAAACACCGACACGCCTTGCGCATCTGGCCGAAGCTTTCGCGGATCAGGGTGTGCCCCTGTCCGGCCTGCCTGAATCCGCTGGCCTGCGTGATCTGGCGGGCGAAGTCGCGACATTGGCGCTGCGATGCCTGCGCCTGCCCGCGCCTGCGATGGCGCTGGCCAGTCTTGCCGTCCTGCCCCTGATGCCGTGGCCCACAGGCACCGGGGCTGCCTTGGCGCGCGATCTGATGCGCGGGAACTACCGGCCTAGGGCGGCGGACCTGCTGCAGGACAAGGCCGCCACGCTTTGGGAGGCTTTGCGGACCGGCGCGACCACGGGCGCACAACTGGCCTTCAAGCTGGGCCTGCTGGCCGAAAGCCTGACCGCCCCGCCCGGGCTGGAACCAGCCCGCACCGCCGCGCAGGGCCTCTTGCGCCGTTTGCAAGCGTCGGTGGGCGATGGCGCGCCGGACTGGCAGGCGTTGTCCCGGCTGGCAACACTTTCCACCCCGTCAGCCCCACCCAGCCTGCGCCTTCTCGACGGCGTAAGCCTCCTGCCCGCGTCGGACCTGCCATGGCGCGGGGCGCGGCATCTGATCGTGACCGGCTTCGCCGCAGGGGCCTATCCATCGGGCGTTCCCACGTCGCCGTTCTTTCTGGACAGCGAAGTCGCCCTGATCCGCGACACCCTTGGCCTTCACCTGCCCAGCCGGGAGGCGGCCCTGCGCCGGGGCCTTGCCCTCTTCGCGCGGCAGATCGCGGCGGCCTCGGACAGCGCCACCTTCCTTTGCCCGCAGCGCGACGGCATGGGCCGCCCGCTGGCCCCGCCGATGACGCTGTCGCTGATCGCGCGCCTGCTGGAAGGGGGCGAGAAAGGGTTGGTGCAGGACATGACCGCGCAGCCCCCGGTCAGTTGGCCAACAGGCCACCATAGCGTTCCGCCCCTGCCCGCTCCTGCCGCGCCCCTGCCCGAGGGTGGCATGGTCCACCTTGGCCGCCGCGACCTCCTTCGCTTGCATGAGGACGAGGCGGGCCGTGGCAAGCCCCAATCCCCCTCACGGCTGGAATCGCTGCTGGTCAGCCCGCTTGCTTGGTTCCTGGGCGAAACCGACGCAACCGACATCCCTTGGGCGCCCGAAACGCTTGACATCATGCTGGCGGGCACCCTGGCGCATCACGTGCTGGAACACGTCTTTGCGCCAGACGCGGCCTTGCCCGATCCGGCCGACCTGCCCGGATTGACCGAAACGCATCTGGCCCAAGGCATCGCCCGCCATGCGCCGTTTCTGGCCGCTACCGAATGGCAGTTGGAACGCGAAACCCTGCGACGCGAGGCATTGCGCGCCGCACAGGTCTGGCATGGCATCCTAGGCGAAACCGGGGCGCGCATCCTAAAGAACGAGTTCCGGCTGGAAGGCAACGCCCACGGCATCGACATCCGCGGCCGCGCCGATTGCATCCTGCTACTGGGCGACGGGCGGCTGGTCATCGTCGACCACAAGAAAAGCGGATCGACCCGGCGACGCATGCGCATGCGTGCAGGCTGGGACCTGCAGATCGGCCTCTACCGCGCGATGCTGGCCCGCCCGATCAGGGCCGAGGGCGACGGGCTGGACCTTGTCGCCGGGCAGAGCCCAGCGATCGCCTATCACCTTCTGAACGACGGGACCGTCCTGGCCAGCGGCCTTGATCCCGCCCCGGGCGGGCGGGTGGAAGGTGTGGAGGGCGACATCTCGGCCAAGGCCGTGGCGCTGTTGCAGACCCGGCTGGCCGAGGTTGGGGGCGGATCAATCCGCCTGAACGGCACCGAGGATGAAGCGGCCTTCGGCAAGACAGCCGCCCTGACCGCCTATGCGCTGGATGCGAGCCCCCTTCTGCGCCGCTTCATGGTCGAGGGGTTGTCGATCGACCTGCAGCCCGACGAGGAGGAGGAGGCGCCATGA